GACTTGAGACGCAATATCGAGACTCTGGAGTTCAAATGGGAGTTTATGAAGCCAAGGGCTTAACCCTATGCTCGATGTAAAATGGCTTATAAAGACACTGATGATGATGAAAGAGGTTGAGATTGGACAACTCTTAGCCATGGAAGAAAGAGGCTACGAGCAGGTTGGTGGCAGAGGAGGGGGCAGAAAGGGGGTGTATTTATGGAGAAGGAATTTGCCTTAAAACATTATGCATGAAAAATTAGCTGGCAGGGCAAAAATCTTTGGCATCTGGGTTGAAAACGACGTCGTCGCCTGACAAGCGTGCTTTTTCAAAGATACACAAGGACGATTCCGTTTCCATTCTTTCCAGCATCATGACTTTGTCGTGTTACCAAAAattgaggaaagaaaaaagaaaacaaaaaggaaaattcatgACTTGTGGTTCTTcttatcaaaatagaaaaaaaaaaacaaataaaaaagcaaaaaagaaactTTCATGTGCCAGCtaattaaaagttttattaatgctttcaaaaatataaacataacgTAATCCACATAAATACActaaattttaatgtaatttgataatcatatttacattctacaaataagaaaaataattaataaaataaaataaaatctaggtattaaaaaactaaaatggataattattttaattaattttcactttGCGGATGGTCttgataaaatagaaaaaaactcTTCATTAATTTTGTGGACGTGTGATGGGAGGAGGGAGACATCACCCAgatttttcttccttcaaaGATTTGTTTGTATCCATCCAAGGCTACACGCAAATATCTAGCGTGGAAtctaagattaaaaatttactaaaataacCTTCTCAAATCTCAAAGTTTTCTAACAAGTAGTAGAGATGTTTTGAAGCTTATGGCCGTTTCGCCATGTTAAGGAAGAATGAAGATGGATgcttttctattattattattattattattattattttcattttggttaAAATAAATCCACAAGAGCATGGTCAACGTGAAATTCAATAAAGTAATATTATTCCCATTGAACCCCACTCCAAATAAGTCCTTCAATACATCAATACAGAAGACCATCAGACCTAACCAAATATTTGTAGTCCATGATCAAACAGCTATTTTCAGGGTGACAATGAAAGATTTGGGATTACAAATCAACAACTAACTAAATGccaattcaaaaatataatCTGACCTAAAGATATTCAAGCTATATATAGGGGTAGGGCCTGCCTCAGATGGCATGCATAccattcattcatattttattccaaCTTATAAATTAGCGGTCTCATATTTGACATGCCTTGGCACCATGAATGGTACCATTTATAAAATGGTCATTGTTAGGTTTAATTTTCTGCCTACCACTAAAGTTATTATATGCTTGGCCAATGGTTGAGCCGGAAGTTTAGTTTGGGTGACAACTTTTAAggcatatataaattttgtcaATTATAAAGAATGTGGACTTTGACCCAATAGCCCAACCTTAACATTTTTCAAGGGGGCGCAACTAGCTCCACTCCTTTGCTTAGCCCTTAACCCCTCTTGTGAGACAACTTGTtacatattttctatattataaGGTGTTTCAAAAGCATAGTTGGTTTGTAAGTGGTAATTGGTTAGTGTCATCTCATGTTAATCCCATCATACGGTAAAAAAGTATAACATTTAGAGGACATTTggtaaataacttaatatcacaatttaaatttaaaaattactttaaatatcaagttaaaatagttaacttatttttactcttaattttatttttatttttattttgtcttatttatccACATTTAACAAGAGCATATTTAATAACCATGACTCAAATCATGTcaaatttaagttatatttatcATACAATTAATCGAGTCTAATTTATATAGTTTGCTTACCATTCATAGGTTGATTTGCattgaataatattaaattaacaaaaaaaataacataaggGCACATGCACCTATAGTCCTAGGGATTGATGGTAGATCTAATgcaataaaaacatttaaaacataaatactctagttcttaaaaaatttaccTTTAATCTAAATGTTCTCAAATCAAATCTTGTTCATGAAGCGGATCTCAAAGACGTCACAATCTTCTACTTGATGGTTTTCTCCTAGACCTTAACACTAGATAAGGGTATTGTACCCATTAGCGAAGTTTGTATCATTTAAAACATTCTCTCCCTCACATAGGAGCTTTCTAGTCAGTCTAAACACCATTCACATTCCTAATACATTATCTGAGACATTATCTAATGAGAAATGGAAATATGCTATGAGAAAAGAGATCCAAGCACTAGAGTAGAATCAAACGTGGTAAATTGTTGACTTACCACCACAATAGAAAATTGTGGGATGCAAATGGGTGTTTACAATGAACTGCAAGTCAAATAGCTCTCTAGAGAGTTACAAGGCCACACTCGTGGAAAAAGATATACACAAACTTATGGTGTTGACAATTAGGAGATATTTGTTCTTGTAGCTAAAATAAATATGGTAAGAGTTTTATTGTCATTAGCAGCTAACTTTGATTGGTATTTGGAgcaatttgatgtaaaaaaaaaaatgcttttcttcacGATAATTTGGAGGAGATATACATGGATATTCCTTCTAGCTTCAAGGGAAATATGAGAGGCAATAAAGTTTGCAGATTAAAGAAAACATTGTATGGTCTCAAGCAATCACCAAGGGCTTGGTTTAGAAGATTTTCCAAAGTACTGTTTGCCATTGGATATAGACAAAGCCATGGAGATCATACACTCTTTATAAAGCATTCAAATGCAGGGGGAGTTACGACTTTTTTGGTATATGTCAATGACATAATTGTGACAAGAAATGGTGAGAAGGAGAAAGAAGCCTTGAGAAGATGTCTAGTTAAAGAATTTAAGACAAAATAACTTGGGATATTGAAGtaatttttgggaattaaagTAGCTCATTCTATAGAAGGCATCTTTATTTCTCAGCAAAAATATGTAACCAATCTTCTACAAGAGATGGGAAAGTTAGCATGTAAACCAATTTCCACAATATTGAAACCACAAACTCAGTGAGGGAAATGACAATCCACTTGTAAACAGGTAAATGTACTAGAGATTGGTTGGAAAGCTTATATATCTTGCACACACAAGTCCAAATATTGCATATGCCATAAGTGTGGTTAGCCAATTTATACACAACCCAATTGAGGTTCACCTATAAGCAATCTATAGGGTACTATGTTACCTAGAGGCTAATCTTGGTAAGGGTATTTTGTTTAGAAAGAACACTAGACTGTTCTTGATGCATACAGTGATGTAGATTATGCAGGCTCACCCATTGATAGGTTATCCGCTATAGGTTATTGTACTTTCCCTAAAGGCAAACTTGTAACTTGAAGGAGTAAAAAGCAAAATGTGGTAGCTAGATCGAGTGTAGAGGCAAAGTTCAAGCAATGGCTCAAGGAGTGTGTGAATTACTATAGCTCAAGATAATTTTGGAAGACCCAAGGGTCAGATGGGAAGGACCAATGAGATTATTTTATGACAATAAATCTGCCAATAACATTGCTCGCAATCTTGTTTAATACAATAGAATGAAGCACATTAAAGTGGATAGACATTTCATAAAGGAGAAGTTGGATAGTGGATTAATTTGTACTCCATACATTTCAACTAATAATCAACTTATTGATGTGCTCACAAAAGAACATAGCAATACGGTATTCTAAGGACTTATCTCCAAGCTAGGAATGAAAGATGTATACTCGCCCACCTGAGGAGGAGTGTCAGAATTTGACATTCCCAAAATTATGGGATAATAGTTTGGGGGAATCCCACTGATATAGGAGTTTGTTTTTAAGAAGAGTTAGAATCCCACTAATATAAGAATTTGGTTTTAAGAAGagttaatttcttattttaattagcTTTAGaatctttttatataaatagaGGCGTGTAAGGGTTTCTTTCAAATAATACAATTGACTCAATTTTCCTCCCAAATGCGCACCAACATTAAAATTAAGAAGCTTTTATGTGTGTGAtaggaaaattgtaaaatttgtaacaCAGGCCTCCCTTTTGCATATGGCCAAAGGGTGTTCTGTTGGCAAATTTTCCTATAGCGACAATGAATAGTTTGCATTTTAGTTGAACAAAAGACATGAAGAAATGGGAAAAAGATGATGAAGTTGAGAGAAGATGTACAGTAATTATTGATTTTGGAGGACAACTGAAGAGACATGAAGAAATAGTTTGCCACTGATTAGTTAAGGGGAATGTcaagatattaaaaatttaggGGGGCATATCACAGCACCTTTCAAAGGGTTTACAGATAGTGGAATAGATGGAAAATGGCGTATAATTTAGGATCCAGTATATTTTgccctaataataataaaaatattatacatatatatatacacacaacaGCTTCTTTTGGTATCTCTTGCTTGCCAAGAATTTGAATTTAGAGTATACATAATAACCTTGCCAAATTTGTTACGTGTATGCATCCCCATGTTATTGATTATTGTGAGGATTAGCATTACTGATTAAAATTGTGCCATGTGTGGCCAATTAGATAACCCTATCAAGAATACCCCGAACCCATGTCTACACCAAACTCCTCTGCTGGCTACATAAGCTGACCATCAAAGTCATATGCATGACGGTCTCACGCACAAAATCCAGCCATTAAGGCCACCTGGCCGGCCAGCATCAAATGTTGCCAATTACGTACGGCTTACACCTCATCAGACTGCACCCAATAAGCCACATCAAGCCGTTTTCAACAAACTAGCAAGAAATTTGATGGTCTAAAGTCAAAGCGATGCGCCAACCTCTGTGCACcacttaaaacaaaaagaatatgCCAATACGAAAGAGAAAAGAAGTGGTTCAAAAGACAACTGACCGAATTCATCATAAACCCTCATATAATATATGAGAGTTGAGCTAATGAAAATTCACTTTTTAATGTATAGAAAATTAACACAACAATTAATGCTTGAAATATACAGGAATCCCTTAAAGTACATTTTTGATCTTCCAACCCTGTAACATAAAGTACAAAAACAAATATGCGTGCTAGCTAATTAACTAATATTGGGTTTTCCATGAACggaaatatttatttgtattttcttcTGTTCTTCTTATTCAAAACCTCAACCCAAATGTCCAGTTCTAAAACTTAAACGGAATTGAAAATTTGCTGTCCAGGtgataatatcatttttggatCAAACTGAGCTTTCCTGTCTTCAAAAGTCCTCCATTTCGGGCCGAAATGATTCATCCAATCTTCCTTGGTTGTGTAGCGGGAAAGGTACCGCTTAATCTTGATACCAGCTTTATCACAAAACTTCagtatttctttgttttgattctCCAAGGGTTCCCAGTCATCAGCCCCACTTGAATGCAACACTCCTACAGTGTAGAATATATCTTCATCTGGTATAACTGCAGACGTCCTATCATCCCACCTGccatgtatataaaaatttcaatcacaTATGTTTTTCAGATTTGAGAGAAAAGTTATAATCAATAATCTATTTCGGCATTAAACAAGATAACTTGGTGGTTCAGAATTTTTACTTGTTCCGGATCATTGGGTAGACGAGGAATGGTCCAGTGGTCTGGTTTATTTTGGGGAGAATGTCCCTGAAGACACCTGAGTTGAAGTCTGAGATACTGGATCTCGGAACAAAGAGATTCAGCCATGGATGAGGAACATCCCACAGTCCTTTTGCTCGAAGATTTAGCTCTCCGCTATGAACTCGGTTTAGAAAATCTACTAAGGAGACATCTTTTGTGAAAACAAAACCAGGAAGGAAATTCAAGCCTTTAAGCAGCTCCTGGAGTTCCTATAAATACAATAATTCTCAAGTCAAGTATGGCCTAGTATATATATGCTTAACCTAGCAGACATAATATACATGTATAGGTAATGGGAATAACAGAAATTCATCAGCTATATATGTACCTCATCAACTGTATGGCTTGTGAGTTCATCGTAATACTTGACCACTTCAAGGCAGTAGATGATGCCATTCTTAGATATTAGTGAAGATATTCTCGGGTATTCAGAGGGTGAGAAAGAGGATCTCCAGCTATTAGGAGGACTATTTTGCATGAAGAGTGAACCTTCCAAATAGTCCAGTCCATTGATTGAAATCAAATGTTCCTGGTCTCTAGAAAATGTGGAGAAGTCATCGTAAAGCATCTGTATCCATTTTACCTGCAATCAAATTGGCCATACTAATTAAGTAAGGAACACAAGTAAAAGGGTTTTCCAAAGTACTGCTCTTGCCTTGTTACAGTTATATATCATCTACTGGGTTCATTTGCTTCACACTTACTCTTTTTGGTGCGGGTTCTAGAGCGATCCTTGCTCTTGTTATAATCCCAAACTGCCCGAGACCTCCTAGAACCGCAAAAAACAGCTCGGAGTTTGTGTCTTTGGAACAAGTCACAAGTTCCCCTTTACCTGAATCAAACAAAATGCTCACTTCATCAGGAAAATGAAGCAAACTCTAAACATCTGATGCATGCAGGTAATTAATAGGAGATctcttgaatgaaaatttttgtccCACATTTGAAACTAATTGCATGCAAccatttgattaaaatttgtGATAATTTTTAAAGGCATATGGTACCTAAGGCACATCTTCTATCCATACAATGAGAATGAGAAGGAGGATAAGGGTAAATATTATACCAGTAAGAACATCCATTTCATAGACGTTGCTGATCTGAGGACCATGGCGGAATGTCTGGCCGCTAATTCCGGCATTAGAGAGTGTACCACCAATTGTTAGGTACAAATAGTCAGTCCACGACACTGGTGCAAGTCCATGTTTGAGCGTAGCTTGCAGTACATCAATCCATTCCTGCTCACCCCCGACATCAGCATAGGAACCCCATATCGGATTCTTGGTAACCCTGATCCCACTTCCACAGCTGCAGTTATTTAACGATCTCATCTCCACCACAACCCCATGAGAAGCCATGGCTTGTCCGCGGAGGGAATGGCCTTGGCCCCTGGCGGCTATACTAAAAGGAGAGGAATGATTATAAGAGAACTTGACTAGAGATGCAATATCTTCTATGGAAGAAGGATAAAGAACTGCAGCTGGATTTGGTGGATGAACAAGTCTACCAAAATCCCTGGAGGCCATTCTAGTGGCATCGGGATCCACCCTGAGTCGAGACGCAATATCGAGGGACTGGAGTTCATATGGGAGCACATCAGGCCATGGTCTTAACCCTATGCTTGATGTAAAATGGCTTAAAACACTGATGATAATGAAAGAGGTTGAGATTGGACAACTCTTAGCCATGTTAGAAAGGCGTTAAGAAGAAGTTGGTGGAGGGAGAAGCAGAAAAGGTAGTATTTATAGAGAAGGAATTTGAATGAAAACTAGCATGAAATCTTGGTTGGCAGAGAAGATCTTTGGTATTTGGCTTGAAAACGAAGTCGTGGCCTAGCATGTATGTTTTTTCAAAGATACGCAATGACGATCGTTGGGATTCCGTTCCCATTCATTAAAATACCATGACTTGTGGCGCATTATGGATGTAACTAAACCCGAAAAACCAAAAAGTCCATCTCAACCAACTAAAAACCGATATGATCGATCGAATTTTAATTATCGTAAAGTTGAATTCAGTTTGAAAAGTGTGAAAACCgattttaacatatattttagatttacatataattatttaatgtttaatactttttttatattagactCTATTAAAATTAACACAACTTGAGCCGGCTTTGATTAAGAAATTCCAATGGTAACATTTTAATATCATATCCAATTTTAGTTATGTAAGTGCTGACGTATATGACTAAATTTAGATTGCTGAACTGAaccaaaaaagttaaaaaaaaaacctagtgGTGCATGCCCAACCCAAACGACGTCATTCAACTTGCTTTGTCTTCCTTCTATCTTCTCTCCATTTTAGCACTCTATTTGTTGTCAAAATCAGTAACGGTAAACAAGGATCTGCTGAGATTTTCTTCTAGAATTGATCAAGGCATTACGATGTATGGTTTCAATCAGatgtcatttttcaaaatttcagattttctcttcatttgaaGATTCTGTAATATGGACTTTTTCATGACAGATTCATACGTTTGTGGACGTGAGTTGAGAGGAGGGAAGACATCACCAAGATTTTTCTACGTTCAAAGATTGTTTGTATCCATCCAAAGATACATGCAAATCAACAGTGTGGAATCTAAGATCACACAGCAACCCCACATTGTTTTATAGAGTCACCATCACCTCAAATCTCAAGTTTTCTAACAAGTGATGAAGATGTTTTTGAACCTTAATTTTctcacaaatttaaaaaaataatttcacgtTGAATTAAACaagtgtttaaaaataaatcaacaagGGATATGGAAAAGTCAAAGTCATCATCAACAACGTTGAACCACTCCAATTTAATCCTTCAATACAACAATAAAGAATACCATCAGACCAAGCAAATATTTGTAGTCCAACATCAAACAGATATTTTCAGGGTAATAATCAACTATTTGTGATTACAAATCAACAACTAAAATGGCCCACATGCATGCCATGGGTTGCTTCAAAGACGTCACAACTGGTTTAAGGGTGGTGATTGGTTTGACTCATCATtagataaattttaagttatataatttatatgttgAATTGGAtcgaatatcattaaattacCACCCATATGTAAACGTGATTATTTCCCATTTGATGCaattataacttatttaatccattcaaaattttaaattaaatatattatgattaatttgtttttttatatgatttgtaaaaatattacaatCAGTTTGATAACGATGGAGTAACGTTACTTCTTCGGTCCGAAGTAAGGAATCCCTTATTTATAATGCAAAATGGATCTGTTCATATCAAATCATGACCATAATCAAATCAACAAATgcaataaattaaagaaatcagAATATGTTGCATTTGAGTTAATAAACGAATTGGGCAGGTCAACAATACTGAAAAGATTAATCAACCTTAATGTAACccattaattttatgatttgtaAGTTATGTTTGCGTTGGTGTTGAAAATTCCCATTCTGACCCTTCAGTGGCTGAATGAGCTAGGCCTAATCACTTGATTATAGCTCATGGAATTGTGATAAGACCTTTGAGTATTCATGtcacttatttaaaaataataatagcattaattaattagaactaaAATAACTCAATTAATTACTATCGTTGGTGTGGATTATACCTTCCAACCCATTATTTACAATTGGAATTTGTAATGCAAGGACTGGTTAGAATATTTCTAATCATTTCATCAAATTGCTTCTTTTTCCTGAATAGAATTCTGACCTTCATAAAAATGATTTGGCCTCATCGGACTTCCATAGGCACCAACATGTGCGAATCAATGACCTAGgttattttttatgcttttgtctttttttttccacttaataTTATGTATATATTAGTTCAATATTCTAACAACGAGAACACCCAAGTGAATTGACATGTATTGCTAAAAGATTCAAGATTGGCAAAGAATGTTGTTATTGTTAAGAGTtcatttgacagtaattttagatattatttttaattaaaaaaagtgttTCTGAAAAAATAtcaagtgtttgataaaatttaagaaatatttttaaaagtttgaaaaactacttataatattgaaaaataactttcatattttctaaagaaatatttgataggtggctatgttaaaaacattttataaaaaagaattacactaaaaacacttttaagtaaaaatatttcaaaacgcACTCTAAGTCCTCTAGTTATCTAGCTAGTAATAATCAAGATTAATGAAGGAATAGTTTGAATACTATGACTAATGAGTAGTTGTAAAAATCAAGAGCATATTGAATATAGGAGGAAAAACTCTTTGCCacctaattataatttgattttatagtCTAAGAATGACATTGAGTCCTTATCATTCACATTGGTAGCTAGGTAGATGAATCCTCCTCCTTccaattcttttttcttatctaaaaccacaagaaagtgtgaataaaacaaaatttctaaaacATTCCTAATCCAACACTAGTTTTCCTTGCTATTCTAGCTATTCAACATCACTTTGGTTCTACATTTCTATTTCCTTGCCGCTTTCTTTCAAACTTCATCCATTGTCTAATGGAATCTCAAGTAAACCTTTCCTCTAAATTCGCTATCTTTACTAGTACTCCCatccctatatatatatgacatgtTAATTTTTAGGACTAACCAAGAAGTTTGTGAGACTAAAAAATTCCTATTGTCTTACTTTTTTGCAAATGACCTAGGAGAGGCATGATTCTAGAATCAAAACAACTAGAGTACCCATTGGTGGGTTTAAACTTTCTCAAGAACATTCTATTGAGAAAATCATAAGGAAGTTCAAACATTATTGTTGGTGGCGGAGGTTACCATGGTCACTGCAATTTCTTGATGTACTCGCCTCCTCAACTCAGGATGATGCTTCCTTCTTTTGCCCTACAAAAGACGTCCGGATAGGgggtccggacacaccctccgatgccTTTGTTAGTTTTGCTCTCTAGCatattgatattgatatttttgGGGCCCTTTTCTTAGGAATGCTTACCTCTCTCTCTACTGGGTCGTCGAGGGCCTTTTATAGTGCCTGGAGCCTCGTCACTCTAAAGGTGGGAAGACTCTTTGACTTTTGCAGTTATGATGGTATTCAGAGGGTGGTAGAGCCATCATTATCCTGTAAACGAATGACAGAGATTCCTGGGGGATGATTTACTATCACCCTtgtcttttcactctgcaggcGGCGCAAGGCAAGTCGTGGTAGGTCGCCTGAAGAGACTCAGGAAGGTCCTATTGAGTATACTTTTGGCAAAATGAATAATGATTGCCCGCGAAATGCAGTCAGGAATCTTGTTTGGAACGCCAGCTACTGGGTCCAAACTGGACTTCTGGATAGGGGATCGCATGCCACGTGTCAGTCCATGTGATCATCCGGATAGAGGGCAGGACATGCCACGTGTCCAACGGAGGAGTGCCTTGTGAGGCCGCCACATGTCCGCTTAGGGGTGGTCCCTACAATTATGATTGTAAACCAATATTGATTCCTTATGATCCCAACTTCTtgctaaagaaaaataaaaacatagtaTAACCTAATCAGGTTATATGCTTAGATCATAGGTGGCCTAATATACTTACCGAATTGAACATATTAGACCCAATATTGCTTACATAATAAGCAGATTGAGTCAGTACTCTTAATGTTAAGATCactaaaatcttatttataaaGTACTTAAGTATCTAAGAAGAACCAATGATTATGGTCTATGTTATAATGAATTTCCAAATGTATTAGAAGGGTATAATGATGTTAATTGGATCTTGATTTAGATAGTTGAAATCCACTAGTAGGTATGTCATTAACCTTGGAGGTGTAATTTCTTAGAAGTCTACCTCATTATATTAAGAAAGCTAAGTCTACTAATTTAAAGAAGGCACATTCtaatttttaggggcttagaacCTCTTGGCATATATTTCTTTATGGACAAGAccaatatcatatatatttatgtgtTGTGATAATGACTATGATAACCAAGGCTAAGAGTGAGATATTGATGGAAGATCTAGATTGCTCCATTCTAAGTCTTGGGTCGTTAAGGTATATGCAGAAGTATCCTAGAGATCTTTAAATCTATGTAATGGAAGCATGTATCATATCAAAACTGTAGATCTAGGTTTATAAAAACCATacctatgatataaattttcaCAGATCAATTCTAATTAGTGAAAAAGTTAGTACATATCTCGAAAACTAAGAGATCTTCCACCTAATGGCTTTCTTTCCTAGGTCTAGGCACTTAAGAATGGTAGAATCCTCTTAGAAGGGTGGAGACCAGGGTTCTTCACTTTggattctttaaaaaattgaagaagaagattaAAGCCCTAACCCCTAATGGGGTTTATATAAGCTTCCAATaaacttaagtgacttgagcccatcttaggcttaagtcacttaatcaAACCCACttaggtcctaattgattaattagcctTGTTGAACTcaatttaatcaattagctcaatcaaGAGATAACATTCACAAGTTACTATGCAACCTTATGtttttatcaaaacaccctAATGCGCACATGTGAATAAATAGCTTAATAAACCCTGAAATACTATGCCACTTGGGAATATGAATTCGAGATGGGACCACTCAATctctcaaaattcaattatgaagttgattcaacattccactataaagaatcaacttACTATAGTATCCTATGATCTTAATTGAAATAGAACTTAGGTTAGTAACCTACTATCTACTACATGTAAACTTGATCTCCAGGAACTATTGTCTGTAATTTAATGAAGTATGTGTTATCCACCtcttaagattacctctccaatccttaaTTTATAAAGACTCCTATGATGTTATCAAATGACATATTTTAACTTACGAAtaatatatgtcaaattccacaaAAGGAATTATTGTTGTgctatagatttcatgatcacaagtTCTTAGGATTACCCAAGGGGATATACTATttcaattccatgagatattGTGGTGCCTCTAtcaagaatacctattgccacaagcctctatcaatagtgacctaattcaCAAGGAATATAAGACTACCttaggatctcacccataggttaaagccttCTCATGACTTCAACATGTCCAATGTTCCAAGACCCAAGCATAGTGAATAGGAACTTGGTGAGGATCCTACATATCCTCAATTCTCAATAACTTAATACCATTGTGTAATGAATTTCTAACCCCTGATttgaaaaataggaaacaaattactttggttttttattaaaaaaaaaaaaaaacaaaattgtactTGGAACATGTTCC
Above is a genomic segment from Vitis riparia cultivar Riparia Gloire de Montpellier isolate 1030 chromosome 7, EGFV_Vit.rip_1.0, whole genome shotgun sequence containing:
- the LOC117918143 gene encoding cytokinin dehydrogenase 3-like, with product MAKSCPISTSFIIISVLSHFTSSIGLRPWPDVLPYELQSLDIASRLRVDPDATRMASRDFGRLVHPPNPAAVLYPSSIEDIASLVKFSYNHSSPFSIAARGQGHSLRGQAMASHGVVVEMRSLNNCSCGSGIRVTKNPIWGSYADVGGEQEWIDVLQATLKHGLAPVSWTDYLYLTIGGTLSNAGISGQTFRHGPQISNVYEMDVLTGKGELVTCSKDTNSELFFAVLGGLGQFGIITRARIALEPAPKRVKWIQMLYDDFSTFSRDQEHLISINGLDYLEGSLFMQNSPPNSWRSSFSPSEYPRISSLISKNGIIYCLEVVKYYDELTSHTVDEELQELLKGLNFLPGFVFTKDVSLVDFLNRVHSGELNLRAKGLWDVPHPWLNLFVPRSSISDFNSGVFRDILPKINQTTGPFLVYPMIRNKWDDRTSAVIPDEDIFYTVGVLHSSGADDWEPLENQNKEILKFCDKAGIKIKRYLSRYTTKEDWMNHFGPKWRTFEDRKAQFDPKMILSPGQQIFNSV